The following are encoded together in the Mesoterricola sediminis genome:
- the tsaE gene encoding tRNA (adenosine(37)-N6)-threonylcarbamoyltransferase complex ATPase subunit type 1 TsaE has protein sequence MTETRPLAGEAATEALGAELARTTPPGGTWLLRGALGAGKTTWTRGFVQGLGGDPDQVASPTYAVLHRYAVPGAHVHHLDLYRLGETGAWTLGLEETVAPGDYLVVEWAGTEGPWPTAWVAELALEGEGEARTATWRVP, from the coding sequence ATGACTGAGACCCGACCCCTGGCCGGCGAGGCCGCCACGGAGGCCCTGGGCGCCGAACTGGCCCGGACGACCCCCCCGGGCGGCACCTGGCTGCTGCGGGGCGCCCTGGGGGCCGGCAAGACCACGTGGACGAGGGGCTTCGTCCAGGGCCTGGGCGGCGACCCCGACCAGGTGGCCTCCCCGACCTACGCGGTCCTGCACCGCTACGCCGTGCCCGGCGCCCACGTCCATCACCTGGACCTCTACCGCCTGGGCGAGACCGGCGCCTGGACCCTGGGGCTGGAGGAGACCGTCGCCCCCGGGGACTACCTGGTGGTGGAATGGGCCGGCACGGAAGGCCCCTGGCCCACCGCCTGGGTCGCCGAACTGGCCCTGGAGGGGGAGGGCGAGGCGCGGACCGCCACCTGGCGCGTGCCCTGA
- a CDS encoding NAD(P)H-hydrate dehydratase — protein MIPLLTAQDMRDLEADAIQGWGVPSLVLQEHAALGALDLLPASGPLHVLAGPGNNGGDALALARLARLRGRAVDVWVLEGVPAWKGDAALQARLWEGIGGTYRMADHPQAAVEGFAGWVVDGLFGLGARPPLRGAAAAWAGALAGHPRILALDLPSGLDPSAAEVPGPVIPAARTAAFGRLKVCHGLRPARDLCGAISVVPIPLRGEGPCALRLLEAPAPRAPRWDTHKGEAGHLAIRAGSRGMAGAAVLAALGALRMGAGLVTVFCDAEVRAEVAGQVPEAMVRPWEGALPAGFTALVAGPGGIAEVPAWEGPLVLDASALQPGEGPRWLARPGTVLTPHPGEFNRLFPGAAPLGRGPDARIARVREVADGPGVLVLKGAQTLVAGGGLAEVWANPTGHPGLGTGGAGDFLAGMVGARGAQAAAAGGDLRAAAAEAVWLHGAAADRLGPGPILIRELGEALAALLRTLHGGPHD, from the coding sequence ATGATCCCGCTTCTGACAGCCCAGGACATGAGGGACCTGGAAGCGGACGCCATCCAGGGCTGGGGCGTCCCCTCCCTGGTCCTCCAGGAGCACGCCGCCCTGGGCGCCCTGGACCTGCTGCCCGCCTCGGGGCCCCTCCACGTGCTGGCGGGCCCCGGCAACAACGGCGGGGACGCCCTGGCCCTGGCGCGCCTGGCGCGCCTGCGGGGCCGGGCCGTGGACGTGTGGGTCCTGGAAGGGGTGCCCGCCTGGAAGGGCGACGCGGCCCTCCAGGCGCGGCTCTGGGAGGGGATCGGCGGGACCTATCGCATGGCCGACCACCCCCAGGCCGCCGTGGAAGGCTTCGCCGGCTGGGTCGTGGATGGCCTGTTCGGCCTGGGGGCGCGTCCCCCCCTGCGGGGCGCCGCCGCCGCCTGGGCCGGGGCCCTGGCCGGCCACCCCCGGATCCTGGCCCTGGACCTGCCGTCGGGCCTGGATCCGAGCGCCGCTGAAGTGCCCGGCCCCGTGATCCCCGCCGCCCGCACCGCCGCCTTCGGCCGCCTCAAGGTCTGCCATGGCCTGCGCCCGGCCCGGGACCTGTGCGGCGCGATCTCCGTCGTCCCCATCCCCCTCCGGGGCGAGGGCCCCTGCGCCCTGCGCCTGCTGGAGGCCCCCGCGCCCCGCGCCCCGCGCTGGGACACCCACAAGGGCGAGGCCGGGCACCTGGCCATCCGGGCCGGATCCCGGGGCATGGCCGGGGCGGCGGTGCTCGCCGCCCTGGGGGCCCTGCGCATGGGCGCCGGTCTGGTGACCGTCTTCTGCGACGCCGAGGTGCGGGCCGAGGTGGCCGGGCAGGTGCCCGAGGCCATGGTGCGCCCCTGGGAGGGCGCCCTCCCCGCCGGCTTCACGGCCCTTGTGGCGGGGCCCGGCGGCATCGCCGAGGTGCCCGCCTGGGAGGGCCCCCTGGTGCTGGACGCCTCCGCCCTGCAGCCGGGGGAAGGCCCCCGGTGGCTGGCTCGGCCCGGCACCGTCCTCACCCCCCATCCGGGTGAGTTCAACCGGCTGTTCCCCGGGGCCGCGCCCCTGGGGCGGGGCCCCGACGCCCGCATCGCCCGGGTCCGGGAGGTGGCGGACGGTCCTGGCGTCCTGGTCCTGAAGGGCGCCCAGACGCTGGTGGCCGGAGGCGGCCTGGCCGAGGTCTGGGCCAATCCCACCGGCCATCCCGGCCTCGGCACCGGGGGCGCCGGCGATTTCCTGGCCGGCATGGTGGGGGCCCGGGGGGCCCAGGCCGCCGCCGCCGGCGGCGACCTCCGCGCGGCCGCCGCCGAGGCCGTGTGGCTCCACGGCGCCGCCGCGGACCGCCTGGGCCCCGGCCCCATCCTCATCCGCGAGCTGGGGGAAGCCCTGGCCGCCCTGCTCAGGACCCTGCACGGAGGACCCCATGACTGA
- a CDS encoding peptidylprolyl isomerase: MRKVLFALTLALPLLAGNPKVEIATSLGAFTVELAPEAAPATVQNFLAYVRNGTYNGTIFHRVVRGSITVIQGGQHLPDLSKKNVGASIRNEADLAKAKKLLNTRGTIAMARESLPDSAKAQFFINVKDNPSLNHKARTLGDFGYCPFGKVVKGMDVVERISKVKTSEQKGMKDVPAAPVTIVAVKEVP; this comes from the coding sequence GTGCGCAAAGTCCTGTTCGCCCTCACCCTGGCCCTGCCCCTGCTGGCCGGCAACCCGAAGGTGGAGATCGCCACCAGCCTGGGCGCCTTCACCGTGGAGCTGGCCCCGGAGGCCGCCCCGGCGACGGTCCAGAACTTCCTCGCCTATGTCCGCAACGGCACCTACAACGGCACCATCTTCCACCGGGTGGTGCGCGGCTCCATCACGGTGATCCAGGGCGGCCAGCACCTGCCCGACCTCTCCAAGAAGAACGTGGGGGCCTCCATCCGCAACGAGGCGGATCTGGCCAAGGCCAAGAAGCTCCTCAACACCCGCGGCACCATCGCCATGGCCCGGGAGAGCCTGCCCGATTCCGCCAAGGCGCAGTTCTTCATCAACGTGAAGGACAACCCCTCCCTCAACCACAAGGCCCGCACCCTGGGCGACTTCGGCTACTGCCCCTTCGGCAAGGTGGTCAAGGGCATGGACGTGGTGGAGCGCATCTCGAAGGTGAAGACCTCCGAGCAGAAAGGCATGAAGGACGTGCCCGCGGCGCCGGTGACCATCGTCGCCGTCAAGGAAGTGCCCTGA
- a CDS encoding LolA family protein, whose protein sequence is MNAAPMLIALLAAGQAGAQVPAWWKAFTASPRLESRFTQTSESAVFGQLKRTGLLRLARGGKLRVDYHQGLLLVADGTSLVQYDPSTRTAQKVDIQGALKDAPLLAVLLDPAALERVYTVKPGPGADAFSLEPRAKGLPPVALTGRGGLPRSLAWTDPTGARQVLTFEDPRVPGKPFEGSLFTFKAPAGTRWLKP, encoded by the coding sequence ATGAACGCAGCACCGATGCTCATCGCCCTCCTCGCCGCGGGCCAGGCCGGGGCCCAGGTGCCCGCCTGGTGGAAGGCCTTCACGGCCTCGCCCCGCCTGGAGAGCCGGTTCACCCAGACCTCCGAGAGCGCCGTGTTCGGCCAGCTGAAGCGGACCGGCCTGCTGCGCCTCGCCCGGGGCGGGAAGCTGCGGGTCGACTACCACCAGGGCCTCCTCCTGGTGGCCGACGGCACCTCCCTCGTCCAGTACGATCCCTCGACGCGCACGGCCCAGAAGGTGGACATCCAGGGCGCCCTCAAGGACGCCCCGCTGCTGGCGGTGCTCCTGGATCCCGCCGCGCTGGAGCGGGTCTACACGGTGAAGCCCGGCCCCGGCGCCGACGCCTTCAGCCTGGAACCCCGCGCCAAGGGCCTGCCGCCCGTGGCGCTGACGGGGCGGGGCGGCCTGCCCCGGAGCCTGGCCTGGACGGATCCCACCGGCGCCAGGCAGGTGCTCACCTTCGAGGACCCCCGGGTGCCCGGGAAGCCCTTCGAGGGATCGCTCTTCACGTTCAAGGCCCCGGCCGGGACCCGGTGGCTCAAGCCTTGA
- a CDS encoding acetate--CoA ligase family protein — protein MTTFINEQDAYELLARAGLPGLRRGLVRSLEDAQALPFAPGEKVVLKGVAQDVWHKSDLGLVRFEAFDAGRIWAQAREMEALGAPHGAWKGTLVVEMVDFRKVSGLPTEALVALRRTPEAGWTLVLGIGGLHTNAWGEEIAPCLWPVSLVTPEQALADFKAHYLGRIWLGAMRQGKPLTDETTILDWLRGLWKLVDLLDGMGAELLEMNPVVLDPQGRPVALDGVGTLGEVPAPPAPGPDPKGLLDLLVKPRTIALAGISARPGTPGRMIMDNLLLSTLDRKAIIPIKPNTAEIDGLPCLNGVEDLAANPVDMLILCLPAAQTVEAIRQLCAQGGGAQVVYLVPGGVGDGADTEGRGRAVSELLAERRARGLWTPALVGPNGLGFVSSEGRVNTLFIPREKLPVEARGGALSMVSQSGAFLISRLSTAPHLPLRYAVSIGNQIDVKLSDFVAALASDAQTRVIATYVEGFQPGDLLATAKAARAAAAQGKWVVLYKGGRSSEGQKAASSHTGALAGDWALQRALLKRAGVIVCESMGSYEAALAWLAAFPEGRPSRVAVVTNAGFESVCSADVLEGALGGHQLDEAGTAALKTLLETHKLQDLVNPRLPLDVTPMADAEAYLACTRLLAQSGADTLVVGLVPFTRRLDTESPAAMAAFAQALAGIARESGKRLGVAVEGGTLYEAYRQALMEAGLPVFPSMEKALQGLRTLAEA, from the coding sequence ATGACGACGTTCATCAACGAACAGGACGCCTACGAACTGCTGGCCCGCGCGGGCCTGCCCGGCCTGCGCCGGGGCCTGGTGCGGAGCCTCGAGGACGCCCAGGCGCTGCCCTTCGCGCCCGGCGAGAAGGTCGTGCTGAAGGGCGTGGCCCAGGACGTGTGGCACAAGTCGGACCTCGGCCTGGTGCGGTTCGAGGCCTTCGACGCCGGCCGCATCTGGGCCCAGGCGCGCGAGATGGAGGCCCTCGGCGCCCCCCACGGGGCCTGGAAGGGCACGCTCGTGGTGGAGATGGTCGACTTCCGCAAGGTCTCCGGCCTGCCCACGGAGGCCCTCGTGGCCCTGCGCCGGACCCCCGAGGCGGGCTGGACCCTGGTCCTCGGCATCGGCGGCCTGCACACGAACGCCTGGGGCGAGGAGATCGCCCCCTGCCTGTGGCCGGTGAGCCTCGTCACCCCCGAGCAGGCGCTGGCCGACTTCAAGGCCCACTACCTGGGCAGGATCTGGCTGGGGGCGATGCGCCAGGGCAAGCCCCTGACCGACGAGACCACGATCCTGGACTGGCTCCGGGGCCTGTGGAAGCTCGTGGACCTGCTGGACGGCATGGGTGCGGAGCTCCTGGAGATGAACCCCGTCGTCCTGGATCCCCAGGGCCGCCCCGTGGCCCTGGACGGCGTCGGCACCCTGGGCGAGGTCCCCGCGCCGCCCGCGCCCGGGCCCGATCCCAAGGGCCTCCTGGACCTCCTGGTGAAGCCGCGCACCATCGCCCTGGCCGGCATCTCGGCCCGGCCCGGCACCCCCGGGCGCATGATCATGGACAACCTCCTCCTCTCCACCCTGGACCGGAAGGCGATCATCCCCATCAAGCCGAACACCGCCGAGATCGACGGCCTGCCCTGCCTCAACGGCGTGGAGGACCTGGCCGCGAACCCGGTGGACATGCTCATCCTCTGCCTCCCCGCGGCCCAGACCGTGGAGGCCATCCGCCAGCTCTGCGCGCAGGGCGGGGGGGCCCAGGTGGTCTACCTCGTCCCCGGCGGCGTGGGCGACGGTGCCGACACCGAGGGCCGGGGCCGGGCCGTTTCGGAGCTCCTGGCGGAGCGCCGCGCCCGGGGCCTCTGGACGCCGGCCCTGGTGGGCCCCAACGGCCTGGGCTTCGTCAGCAGCGAAGGCCGGGTGAACACCCTCTTCATCCCCCGGGAGAAGCTGCCGGTGGAGGCCCGCGGGGGCGCCCTGAGCATGGTCAGCCAGAGCGGCGCCTTCCTCATCAGCCGCCTCTCCACGGCCCCGCACCTCCCGCTCCGCTACGCCGTCTCCATCGGCAACCAGATCGACGTCAAGCTGTCGGACTTCGTGGCGGCCCTGGCCTCGGACGCCCAGACCCGCGTCATCGCCACCTACGTGGAGGGCTTCCAGCCCGGCGACCTCCTGGCCACCGCCAAGGCGGCCCGCGCCGCCGCCGCCCAGGGCAAGTGGGTGGTGCTCTACAAGGGCGGCCGCAGCTCCGAGGGCCAGAAGGCCGCGAGCAGCCACACCGGGGCCCTGGCCGGGGACTGGGCCCTGCAGCGGGCCCTCCTCAAGCGGGCCGGCGTCATCGTCTGCGAGTCCATGGGCAGCTACGAGGCCGCCCTGGCCTGGCTCGCGGCCTTCCCCGAGGGGCGCCCCTCCCGGGTGGCCGTCGTCACCAACGCCGGCTTCGAGTCCGTGTGCAGCGCCGACGTGCTGGAAGGGGCCCTCGGCGGCCACCAGCTGGACGAGGCCGGGACCGCCGCCCTCAAAACGCTCCTGGAGACCCACAAGCTCCAGGACCTGGTCAACCCGCGCCTCCCCCTGGACGTGACCCCCATGGCCGACGCCGAGGCCTACCTGGCCTGCACCCGGCTCCTGGCCCAGTCCGGCGCCGACACCCTCGTGGTGGGCCTCGTGCCCTTCACGCGCCGCCTGGACACGGAGTCGCCCGCCGCCATGGCGGCCTTCGCCCAGGCCCTGGCGGGAATCGCCCGGGAATCGGGCAAGCGCCTGGGCGTGGCCGTGGAGGGGGGCACCCTCTACGAGGCCTACCGCCAGGCCCTCATGGAAGCGGGCCTGCCCGTCTTCCCCAGCATGGAAAAGGCCCTCCAGGGCCTGCGGACGCTCGCGGAGGCCTGA
- a CDS encoding HNH endonuclease: MKDKADRSAGNAVIAVDRNYVPMMEVARRKAIRAVASGRAMVLDPASLDRHDNLKGRILLIIFPHARACAESKLLMGRLDRRVMRRDHYQCQYEGCHNRADTIDHIIPLCQGGRTAWQNLVACCLLCNQTKGGRTPEQAGMRLKKVPEAPRAHLFRRFEEILKDGSAA; encoded by the coding sequence ATGAAAGACAAGGCCGACAGATCCGCAGGGAACGCGGTCATCGCCGTGGACCGGAACTATGTGCCGATGATGGAGGTCGCCCGCCGCAAGGCCATCCGGGCCGTGGCCTCCGGCCGGGCCATGGTCCTGGATCCGGCGAGCCTCGACCGCCACGACAACCTGAAGGGGCGGATCCTCCTGATCATCTTCCCCCACGCCCGGGCCTGCGCGGAGAGCAAGCTCCTCATGGGCCGCCTGGACCGGCGCGTCATGCGGCGGGACCACTACCAGTGCCAGTACGAGGGCTGCCACAACCGGGCCGACACCATCGACCACATCATCCCCCTCTGCCAGGGCGGCCGGACCGCCTGGCAGAACCTCGTCGCCTGCTGCCTCCTCTGCAACCAGACCAAGGGCGGCCGCACCCCTGAGCAGGCCGGCATGCGCCTCAAGAAGGTGCCCGAAGCCCCCCGGGCGCACCTCTTCCGGCGGTTCGAGGAGATCCTGAAGGACGGGTCCGCGGCCTGA
- a CDS encoding polysaccharide deacetylase family protein: MKTISLRVDVDTLEGSLKGIPALLRMLDKVGMQASFYFSLGPDSSGKALRRIFRKGFLAKQLRNKAGSYYSLKTMMYGVLLPAPVIGKRAAAEMRLAKAAGHEVAIHAWDHVQYHDLLDRKSRAWLEAWFRDAHAGFEDVFGEKARGAVSPAWRCNDHTLEIQEAYGLDYAGDCRGTRAFYPVVRGRTLATLQVPTTLPTLDELRGLDGLTPDEVNAKVLGLVREDALNVYALHTEVEGGALAETFVKFLQGLKDREVVARTHADWVPDLKAANPPAAEIGRMEIPGRSGWVSVGL, from the coding sequence ATGAAGACGATCTCCCTCCGCGTGGACGTGGACACCCTCGAGGGGTCCCTGAAGGGCATCCCGGCCCTGCTTAGGATGCTGGACAAGGTGGGGATGCAGGCCAGCTTCTACTTCAGCCTCGGCCCCGACAGCAGCGGGAAGGCCCTGCGTCGCATCTTCCGCAAGGGCTTCCTGGCCAAGCAGTTGCGCAACAAGGCCGGGAGCTACTACAGCCTGAAGACCATGATGTACGGCGTGCTCCTGCCGGCCCCGGTGATCGGCAAGCGCGCCGCCGCGGAGATGCGCCTGGCGAAGGCGGCCGGCCATGAGGTCGCCATCCACGCCTGGGACCACGTGCAGTACCACGACCTCCTGGACCGCAAGTCCCGGGCCTGGCTGGAAGCGTGGTTCCGGGACGCCCACGCGGGCTTCGAGGACGTCTTCGGGGAGAAGGCCCGGGGGGCGGTGAGCCCGGCCTGGCGCTGCAACGACCACACCCTGGAGATCCAGGAGGCCTACGGCCTCGACTACGCCGGCGACTGCCGGGGCACCCGCGCCTTCTACCCCGTGGTGCGGGGGCGGACCCTGGCCACCCTCCAGGTGCCCACCACCCTGCCCACCCTGGACGAGCTGCGGGGCCTGGACGGCCTGACGCCGGACGAGGTCAACGCCAAGGTCCTCGGGCTGGTGCGGGAGGACGCCCTGAACGTCTACGCCCTCCACACGGAGGTGGAGGGCGGGGCGCTGGCGGAGACCTTCGTGAAGTTCCTCCAGGGCCTGAAGGACCGGGAGGTGGTGGCCCGCACCCACGCCGACTGGGTGCCGGACCTGAAGGCCGCCAACCCCCCGGCGGCGGAGATCGGGCGCATGGAGATCCCGGGCCGGTCCGGATGGGTCAGCGTGGGCCTCTGA
- a CDS encoding cobalamin B12-binding domain-containing protein, with amino-acid sequence MSTSPIRVIIAKPGLDGHDRGAKVVARALRDAGMEVIYTGLRQTPAQIVAAVEQEDAQVLGMSILSGAHNQIFPEVMRLMKEKGIDDVLVFAGGIIPDEDIPGLQAVGIRAVFQPGTNTDDVVAFIQKELKA; translated from the coding sequence ATGTCCACTTCCCCCATCCGCGTGATCATCGCCAAGCCTGGACTGGACGGCCATGACCGCGGCGCCAAGGTCGTGGCCCGCGCCCTCCGGGACGCGGGCATGGAGGTGATCTACACCGGCCTGCGCCAGACGCCGGCCCAGATCGTCGCCGCCGTCGAGCAGGAGGACGCCCAGGTGCTGGGCATGTCCATCCTCAGCGGCGCCCACAACCAGATCTTCCCCGAGGTGATGCGCCTCATGAAGGAGAAGGGCATCGACGACGTGCTCGTGTTCGCCGGCGGCATCATCCCCGACGAGGACATCCCGGGCCTTCAGGCCGTGGGGATCCGCGCGGTCTTCCAGCCCGGCACCAACACCGACGACGTGGTGGCCTTCATCCAGAAGGAACTCAAGGCTTGA
- the lexA gene encoding transcriptional repressor LexA, protein MRRGKHYQIGRIRTIQSLGFFRKGEAKKKGLTPEGFSSILWGMKPMDLTKRQLAVLQFIRKFLETEGRSPTLKEIAEGVGSSAVSTIHKHVQHLMDKGFLDRSHGKGNNIVLAQEAGAPAREPSAWGQDDSKRGRSVPFCGDVAAGTPLIPESRAIPLEVPNCIHRDRQELFVLRVRGDSMMEDSILDGDLVVLQRRGDYRNGDRVVALIDGEEATLKEFRRDPQGVWLIPHNPDLSPKCFAPDRIAIQGVLVGVMRSC, encoded by the coding sequence ATGCGCCGGGGGAAACATTACCAGATTGGTCGGATAAGGACCATCCAGTCGTTGGGATTTTTTCGGAAGGGCGAGGCGAAAAAAAAGGGATTGACCCCGGAGGGCTTTTCGTCTATCTTATGGGGTATGAAGCCAATGGACCTCACCAAACGGCAGCTTGCTGTCCTGCAGTTCATCCGTAAGTTTCTCGAAACGGAGGGGCGAAGCCCCACGTTGAAGGAGATTGCCGAAGGGGTGGGCTCCAGCGCGGTCAGCACGATCCATAAGCATGTCCAGCACTTGATGGATAAGGGATTCCTGGACCGGAGCCACGGCAAGGGCAACAACATCGTCCTCGCCCAGGAGGCCGGTGCCCCCGCCCGGGAGCCCAGCGCCTGGGGCCAGGACGACAGCAAGCGGGGCCGTTCCGTGCCCTTCTGCGGCGACGTGGCCGCCGGCACGCCGCTCATCCCCGAATCCCGCGCCATCCCCCTCGAGGTGCCCAACTGCATCCACCGGGACCGGCAGGAGCTCTTCGTCCTTCGCGTCCGTGGGGATTCCATGATGGAGGACTCCATCCTGGACGGGGACCTGGTCGTGCTCCAGCGCCGGGGCGACTACCGCAACGGCGACCGCGTCGTGGCCCTCATCGACGGCGAGGAGGCGACCCTCAAGGAATTCCGCCGGGATCCGCAGGGCGTCTGGCTGATCCCCCACAATCCCGACCTGTCCCCCAAGTGCTTCGCGCCGGACCGCATCGCCATCCAGGGCGTGCTCGTGGGCGTGATGCGCAGCTGCTGA